The nucleotide sequence gagcgcAGGGCGGCGCGGAGCGGCAGGGCGGGCAGCGCGGCTCCCCCGCCTCCCCGCTCGAGGTGCGCCGCGCCGCCCGGTGACACGGAGCGGCACCCGGGAGGGGACGGGAAAAGGTGCCAAGTCCTTTAAAAACATGTCACATGCCCACATAAAGTTCAAGTTTACgtcccgcccgccgcccgcctcGATTGGCGGGCGCGCCGCGGAGCGCCGCGCGGCCGGGGCCAGGCCGGCGCGCCATTGGCTGCGCCGCGCCGTCAGTCACCCGCCGGGCGACATGACTGATACAAAGTTGCTGCGACACAGCCTGGGAAACGCATCTCCTTAAAGCCGCAGGGACCGCGCGGCCCCGTGCTCCGCCCGCCCGCCCTTCCGCGGGgtccccgcccgccgccccggggACCCCCGGCGAGGCCGGCGGCGCGGCAGCCCCGCGCACAGGTGAGGTGCGCGGGgcgcggccgcccccgcccggtGCCCGCGCCGCGCCGGCGGCAGGGCCGGGCATCGCCTCCCCGCCGGCCCGGGGTTTCCGCCTGTCAGCGGCGCATGAGTGCGCACCGTGCCGATGCAGCGGTGATTTAaccagagaaattaaaaaaaataaaaacaatgggggggggggggtgaagaaaacagaaaaatgtaaaaaaaaaaaaaaagcggaGGAGCGACAGCGGCGGAGCGCAGGAGGGTTCAAGGACTCGTCCTCCGCTCCCCGCCGGGCTGGCTCCGCTCCGCGGCAGCCGCGCATCCCGCCGGGCGCCCCGCCCGCTGCCTCCCCCCACCCAGGGCCAGCCAGGGGAGCCGCCGGAACGACCCCTGGCCCCGGGGTTGCTGCCACCCCCCCAttccccagtgtccccctggGTGCCTGCGTCCCGGCTGCAGGAATACCCTTTTCCCAGACaaaccgaaaaaaaaaaaaaaagaaggaaaaagccgCCGAGCAAACTTTCAGGCGATGCGCTCCCAACTCGCTCCCTAAATACCGCCCCCCAGCCCCCGGTCAGCGGCCCCTGAgagccccgctcccggcccccAGGTGCGCTCACGGCCCGGCGGGGACAGCTGCGTGGCCCCTCAAGGGTGACAGCGGTGCCCctgggagcggggcggggggctgAGCCCGTcgggcagcggcagcgccgggcacCGCGCACCTTCTCCCGCAATCGCCCGTGCGCGCCCGCAGGGACCCCGCGTGTGCTGCGGGTTTGCGTTCCAGAGTCACGGCGAAAGCGCCAACAtccccaggatttggggtgtcaCGTGCTCCTCTCGTTTTCCTATTCTGCCAAATATCGACCCACACTCACGGGCCGAGGCGGCGGCTCCCAGCGCCCGCGGCGCGACCCGCGGAGGAGcagccgccaccgccgccgcgcTTCCCCGCGGGCGCTGGCGAGCAATGGACGCGTCCTTCCCGCGAAGTTTTCACGGATGGGGACGGGACTAGCCGTGACCTGGATACGCCGGCCGGTGTATTGGACACCCGCCCCGCTACCCCCTGCGCCGCTGCTCGCCCCGCGCAAGGCTCCGCGCTACACTCACTCACCTCCCCTACGACATGGTGGCGCGGCGGGGGGAGGAGGCGCGGCCCCCGGCTACTGGCAGCGAACCATCCGGGATCCCGCACCGCCAcccagggtaaaaaaaaaaaaaaaaaaaaaaaaaaaaaaagtacgCGGAGGAAGCACCGGGAGCGCGGCCGGGCGGCGGGAGGGAGCTGCGGCGGTGGCAGGCGGTGGGGTGCCTGCGgcgcggctcggctcggctcggcggACAGCTCCCACCATGGACGCCTAGGTGGGTGGGTGTTCCCGCGGGTCACACCCTCGCCCGCCGGCGGAGGGGAACGGGGGGTGGATCCAGCACCGGTGGCGGAGGAAGGGagattttgggggtgggggagaagagaagagggggtggagaaggagagagagagacaccctccaaaaaaaaaaaaaaaaaatcaaaaaacaaacccgaaaaaaaaaaaataaacttatgTCATTCCAGGTAAAACTCCCATCTGCGCCAccaaggaagaggagggaggagagtggCGAGGGTGTAAactttttcctccccccccccgccccctccgGTGCCGCCCGGCCCCTCGCAGCGCCCGGCGGCTGCGGCGCCCCCACCGCCCCCTCCCGCACCGCCCgccccggcggctcccggcggctcccggcgccGCGGGGTTTCTCACGCACGgagcccgccgccgccgccgccgcggttCCTGGTTCGCGGAGCCGCcggaggaagggaaggagggcgggcggcgggggaggAGGAGTGTCTCCCCGTGCCCTTCCCCAGGCGGAGCGTCTCTCCCGGccctggcggcggcggcggcggcggcggaacacccctcccctccccgctccGACCGCCCCGCTCGGCCCCCGGGCGGGCTGCGGGGAGCGGAGCGCCCCTGAACGGGATTGCGGGAGGAGGCTGCGCCCCCCCGCCGGGCCTGCGCCTTCCATCCTCCTGTCCCCGCCGCTGCCAGGCGGGGGGAGCCGGTCCCCGCTGCCCCCCGGCGTGCCCTTGGGTCCCGGGGTAcgggcaaggagcaggagcatCCGCGCCGCACTCGCGGGGCTGCGGTGGGGCAAACCCGCCCCGATTCCAGACATTAACAGAAAAATCGGTGCCAACAGCGATGctggttttaaattaatatttcacatGTGGCTAAGGTCTTTTAGAACTGATTATGTTTGAGTTCAGGGCATTAAATGTCTCTTCATTTAAAcatctttaggaaaaaattaggcattggaggaaggagaaagttGGCCCTATTCTAGTAGCCTCGATGCAAGTCTTTAAACGTGGGAAAGGGCTGCTCGCCGGGAATTTTACCTGTGCCGAAGTCTGTAGGATTGGGGCGTTGGAAAAGGCGATATTTTATCGGCTGTTGTTTGCATCCGTCAAAGTTTGTGGGTAACTTGATAAATGTTAAACGGGGAAGCAGAAAGTGCTGGTGAGGCCAGACGCGGCGATAACGGCACATTCAATAGCTTAATTTCACAATTAGTTTACTGTATTATTGGAAACAAATCATATTTCACTGTGCCTACACTAGTGCTCTATTTTTAGCCATAATGTAGCTAAAAAGGAGGAACCTACTGAGATGTATTATAACATTGAATATGAAcaattctcttctctctctttttactCATTTCGTGTCATACATCTGGTTTGGAATACAGCTCATTTATTAATCGGACAGAACTACCGCAGATGGGCTGGAGGCTGCAATTCCAAGGCAGAGAAAAGTTCCATGCAAGTCTGCAAGGAACCTGGCATGTCACAGCCATGCAAAAAGCACCCAACCACATAGTCTGCTCTCCCAATAACTGGCATAGCCAAAACaactattttttattaatttataattaCAGTGTATTGGGCTCTTTAGTTGTTTTTCAGGGCAAAGTCGTAAATGAAAAAGGCATCTGAAATGCTGGGATGTAGCCTCAGTCTTTGTGTTGcatcatatttttttattgtatttttaagaacaaaaagcagatagaaaataaaattgagggAATATACCAATCTGCCTTATACTGCCTTAGTACCAAACATTTgatcccctccctttcccctgtGATACAGACAGAGATGGCTGCTGGAAGAATAAAGCACCTTTCACAGTATGTGCAAGATGCTCACAGATTTTCCACAAATTCTGTAGAAACctcatttgttttctgcttgtggTTCACAGGAGCACTTAGCTTTTTAGTGGTTGACACTATATCTATTTTTAGCAGCATTTTAACAGCTGTCACTAACAAATACGGTCCCATCTTGAACAAGGAGGGGAGtttatctgttttattttaaaaaaatcaaactctgTAATTGTCAGATTATAAAATGCAATTTGGATCTTTATCTGTGAAGAGAAAAGGCTATCTTTTCTCATTATGCCAAttccatgggggaaaaaaaagggggagagggaTCTGTAGTGGGCTTGATAAAGTAACGAAAGGGTGCTGCAAGGTTCGGAAATAATGTTATTCAAAGGCATACAAATGTATATATAGCACATTTCAGATTTGGTTAAAAGTGGTCCTGTTTTACTGCCTTCTGCAGCTGTGTTGCGATGGGGAAGCCGCAAAGAGTCGAGTCATAGTTTTCCAAGTAGGTCAAGAGGAGCAGTGCGGACACCTCCAATGAGCAATTCTCTTCCCTCATATTAGGTTTTATTAGAGGTTAACTCATGTCAGACATATGACACTGAAAGCAGCAGACAGACAAGTGTAAGGCACTCTGTAGCAGATGTCATCTCTGTTCCTAAAGGTAGGGGCAAATTTGCTATGGATAATGCATTACAAAACAAGATAATGCTGAAACTCAGCAAGTGTCAAATTGTACCTCCTCCCATGCTTGGAAAAGCGAGGGAATTGGTATTAGGGGCTGCAGGAGCCGTGATGTAGTGTAAAAGCAGCCTACTGTACTGTCTTACTTAGAGGTCATGTGCCCTATTTTGAGAACTGAACCAAAGCGGATGAAGTTTTGAGTCGGTTCCAACTAAGTCAGCTGGGCATTTCCCActtctctccagctccagcccaggaaTGCAGGCAATCACATGGTCACACATATTATTCCTTTACGCGACATTACTCACCATAGATTTAATTTTTGTGCCATTTGGCTCATATGGGTTTGATTAGTTGAGATTTACACCTGGTCAGAAGTAGTTGTGTTTTGGGAAGACACTGGAAAAACATCAGGTGAGAGTTTACTTTCCCTGACCAGCAGGCGTGAGTCTTCCAAGAGAAGAGTCCACAGTCTTCTCCTACTTGCCAGTTAATTGTGTTGAATCTAATTTCCCAAGCCATGCTGAAAGTCTTTAGAATTCTTTACAAGGCTAAATGTAAGTAAGCATGTTTTCTGTATAGTATGTTTATGTTCTCTGAGATATCAATATTTTATCTATTTAGTCTAATTTtgaacaattttgttttctaattataGATAAATCCTTTAGCTGAGCAACAGAACATGTTCCTTTTTAACctgtattctttcttttctacctgtattttttcttttttttaatgctctttaATGGCCCTGTTGTAACTGCAGTTGAACCACATCTAAGTATAGTACAATTGCATTTCTAATGCACAGTGGCATTAGCAACCACTTGCTTGTGTAAAGGGCCACGGCGCTCTTTTAAAAACACCTATTTCCAATACATTTCAAATCACAGTTTTTATTGACTATTAGCACCGATAGTTTCAtctgcttcaaaataaaaacatctcaCAAGGAATCGCTTGTTGTGGATAATAGGTCTTGCAGACCGTGGTAGGACAAACAAAGCATAAGGAATGATACATGGGCActactttgtattttctgaagcTTTAATATTGCCACATATGTTTACATTGTTTATAGTCAGCTTCTTTCTTGTTTACTCTTGCACTATTACTTGtaagaaaatgcaatttgtaaaaaaattgtAACTGCCACAGAATGCAGCCTTATCTCGATATTAATGAATTCCCAAGCAATAAAAGGTAGTGGCAGCTAATTGTATCTTAATATTTATCTACTACCTACTGGCGTTTTTACAGTATCAAATGGTAACTTATGCCATAATCTGATAAAAATTTTGTAGTAACCATAATAGTACTGCACCTATGCCAAAAACCCAGACACAGTGCTTAACAGCAGTAAAAAGAGCAAATAGCACCCTCCAGCACTTAATAAACATATCAAATGCAAATTGGAGGAAATTATTTAATCAGTCTATAGGCTAGTTAATTTTGATGATTATTCACAGTTCTAGTAGCAATACTTTAAGTGTGGAATAAGTTAGTACCGAAATTGTCATGACACCAAGGTCATAAACAGAATTTGAAACTTGCTGCTTAGAGGAAATGATCTTCCTGATTGAATGAAGGTGCAGCTTTAAAGCTCCTACAGCAAAAGGAGAATTCTTATGTAATTTTCCAGATTCTTCTATAGCCCTGAAATTGCCTGCTCTCAGATATTATGCAATGAGAGATGGTTTGGTATTAACCTGCATGATCATACTCATATTGAGACTTGAAAAacctttgttttctaaatttttaaaaatctgtatttcctgGAGAAGAGCGATTTCAGCTGAACCCTCCCCAAAGCGTACAGTGAAGAATGGACTGAGGAGAGCAACGCTGTGAAGCTGAGAGAATGAGCAAGAAGCATGtgcaagacagaaaaggaaaaaaaaatctattgatTTTGGTGGAAGTTGCACTGCTTTCCTAAATAGATgtattttgttgattttgtttATATATTAAATGCTCGTTTCCTATGTAGGCTATGATCCAGCTCAAGGAGCTCATTCAGTGTGTCCCCTGGGCGCACACTGGGCAATTGATCCTGCACAACATGGAGAGTTGGTCCTTATCAGATGCATGTTGATTTACACAGATTTGGTTAAGAAAGGAACATATTTGTCACAAGGAACCATAAGTCAGTGTTCTGAGGATGTGTCCTGGCTTTGGAGATCAAGGTCACACCAGAATTTGTCTGGCCTAGACTAAACAGCTGGTAATGAAAAGTCATGCATTCCAGCATTTTCCCACCAGTACTTGGCCCACAAGCCAGGGTGACAGAAATTTTGACACGTTGGGAGCGTCTGTCCCTAATGGCCCCAAACATGTGCAAATACACAGCATGATTCACAGGTGGGAGTAGATATCCTCACCAGCCCTATTGCCTGGCTATGGTTCATTCTCTTTTGGTTTAAGTGAGAGTCACTCAGCTTGGCTTCCACAAAGGGTGCTGTCTCTGTCAGCGCTTGTGCAGTCctggcacctgcagcatccAAGTACCACACGGGTCCATTTCTTCTGAGCTCTGGAAAGAGGAGCAGCACTATCACCATTTTATAGGCAGGGAGTGGAGGAGCAAAGAGATTGCAGGATTTATTTCAGGCCACTAAGAAGGTTACAAAGTACAAAGCTCAGTAGTTCCCAAATCACAGATCACTGCCTTCCATTGCAGGACCAGATTTCCTTTTCAGCCGCGGCCTTCACAAGAATGCTGCCTGAGCATGAGTGATGTAGAGTTAAAACACTTTTGGTTGTTTTGGACTGGGGAAGGAAAACATGCCGTGCTCTGTTTGAATGGATTCAGTATTGAAGTGAATTTTAGAAGCCCCatattgttggggtttttactCTATGGATTATCAGCAGCCACTGAAGATTGATGTTACCTTCCTTGCCTGCTTCAATGAACCTGGTTGGAATAGTCACATTCCATGAATGTGCAAGAATTTCTGGCATGAATTCTTGTACATGCACATTTGCATTTTGGCTTCTGTGCATGCTGTTCATGCACTCACCACTTTAAACTCTGCTTTTCATGAGTAAttctgacaaaaaaattaattccttcatatatacacataaagCAAGTACGTAAGAGGCcaaacaaaagtaatttcataagttttttctttatttattcattttacaTTCCATTCTCAGTCCTGGCTAGACAGTCACAGAGTAGAAATTATGTACCCCTCTCAAGATTTCAAAAGGAAGACCAGCCAGGACTCAAAGGAAATCGTTCAAGAGCCAAAGCTGGTCCAGGGCAGGACTCACGGAGGGTTTAGCAAACAAGAATTTCTCCTGGCATGGTTCATTTATGTCCTCTATGCATGACTTAAAATTGAAAACATGAGCCTATCAGAAATCTTTTGTATTCAACAGCTGCATGGAAGACATGACTACTTCCAAATGTAAGAGCAGGTATTGATCCTTTTAATCTGGGTACTTTAGTCCTGCTCTAGGCAGACGACACCTGTCCCTGTGATGCTAGTCCTGCAAGACTTTTCAAGTCCTAACCATTACTCTTTTCTATAAGAGGAGTGCATAAGACAACTGGAAGGAAGCACAGCACAGTTAAGGAACGAGGGGTGCTGAGCTGTATTTGCATTATTTACATTACTTTTATATAACCACACCAATAGTGATTGTAACATGATTTACACTATCAGGAGAGAAAGAATTAGACTTTCTTTTACTGGGAATCATTAAAACAATGAATACATAAAGTAGGCAGTACACTGcctgcacatttttctttcagagcttGTACTGAAGGGTGTCTAAGCAAGTGCTTCCTTGTAAATCCATTGCGGAGAGCAAATGAATCCCAGAGACTGTCGCTCCTTGTTGATCGTCAGTGGGTGTAGATGCAGTAGATGTAAAGGTCTATGACTCACTGAGCTAGCTAAGGTGAAACCAGATGAGAGGAGATAATTGCACCATTATAAAAAGAATTATAACAGTttgattacagaaaaaaaaaaagtcttctaaTGGTGCCGTAACTCTTGGGAACTAAAATATGCGATGGGACCGAAAGTGAGGAATTCACGTCAAGGAATAGCAAAATGTCCCTTTTAATTGATCCATTTTAATCAGACATGTCAAAAAGATGATTTCAAGGATTGAAGGTGTAATTGGTCAAAACAGCCTAAGGTACTTCCCCATGCCAGTTCTGATTACCATAAAAAAGAAGAGtaatcaaagagaaaaattgacAAGGGTGAGAAAGATATGAATCCAGAGATTACTGGAATACTTCATGAAAGAGATGATGCAACCTCCTGCCTTATGCATGAAAATACATACTGAGTTAAAAAATTCCCCATCTAGTTGGATAATCTGTAAATTGAAGAGTGAAAGGGAGGGGCTGCAGGTAATCCAGACTGATATGAGAAATTCTAATACTTAGGGTGATACGAAGAATGCATTTCCTTTTGACAGACAGTGAAGGGTTATTTGGTGTCACAAAGCCCAGAAAGCATGTATATAAAATGGAGAAAGTATCTGAGCAAttaagaacaaaaaggaaatgtgGTGTAAATTAATGGGCATCTATGACCTTTATAGAGTACATGGAACACTTGGCAGGATGGTTTTCATACCAGTAATGACATTATAAGCTGACTACGATTTAAGCTGCAAAGGCGGAACAAAGAAGACAATAAACATTTGAAGCTCACTAACAAAAGCCggtcattttctctttctgtttggGTCTGTGTGGAGGTTCTAGTAGTGGTGCATACTGAGGTGAGTAGCAATACTTGGGGAAGTACCAAGATTTGAAGCATTCCTTTGATAATTTCCTGCTAGCTCGGTGTGAGTTCGCAGCTTCAGGGGTGCAGATTGGTGGGAAGAAACTGGCAGCAGTTTTTGAGTATCACTTTAGGGGTTGTAACAGAGGGGCAACATTCACAGCTCTTACCCCAAAAGTTTATTTCCATGAAGGTGATTCAGAATTGGCAAAGACATATCAGTTCTCAGGTGGGAAGGGAACTTTATATGGCTCACATGAAGTGAGAAGGGTGTTTCTTATAACATGCCTTCACAGCCAACATTTGATTTGAGGCTCTCCAACACTATGTCCCAGTGGCCTTAGTAAAGAATAAGACATGACACTCCACTCTTGTTATGGATCAGTAGAGAGAGTAGTTCAAAGAAACCTCAGCTGGAGGTGACAGATAAGAGTCCATCAAATTCAGTCCATCCTCCTTtgcctctgcttccccagctccctgcacctCTGCAATAGCTGAAAGGGAGAGACTCAGACTTGCATGTTACAAATCTTATCCAAAGCACATCTGTAAATGACAGCCTCTGCCTTCAAGTGTGCTCAATGCTTACTCCTTGCTCCCTGCAGCGGTAGCCACATAATGATGCTACTTCAGAGCTTGCTAGAacagaatattaaatattattccAGATATTGATGTGCATCATCACTATTTTTACTTGTTTGATTTAAAGTTAATAATATTCTGACATACCCCTGGTTCAGGTGAatggatatatttttttaatgggctttctataagaaaaaaaccaggagattTTCCCCACAGCTAATGCTCACAGATGGAAATGAGCACTGTTCAAAATGGTGCTCACCACAGGAAAAGCATTGATAAGGCATCGACAGAGGCAATTGAATGCATCGCAGAAGTTACTGTCAGGCAACAACACATCCTCACAGAGCAAGGAAGCTTGTGCATTGATCCCATTAGGGGCCTTCTGCTTTCAGGGCAGTGCCACATCTGGAAACAAGAAGCTGCACCTTCTTAGGATGATGAAAAAACAAAGGGGCATTTTGGGATTGTGCTACTGAGCAGACGGATGGGGTTTCAGTTAGACTGGAAGCTATAAGGTAAATCCCACTGCTCTGGTGGGATAGGTTTTGGGGTGCATTATGGGGACAGGCAGTGACCAGACAAATGGGTGGCCCAGAGGATAAGGAGAGTCTGCTTCTCTGGATTTTCCTGTTAATATCAGTGTGGGTCCATTTGCATTCACTGTGAGCATTCATTTCTGAACAACCTATGCACAGCTGTACTGTGGATCCTCAACTCTGATTTGGGGCTGATGTATTTCAGGGTGTCTCACTCTCACCCTCACTCAGTGTGACAGATAAGTTCTGTCAGCTGAAGTGGTCCAGCCAAAAGCCATAGCCCTAGGAAGGGGGCTACAGTGGTTTTAGCCCTTCCCCGCATACCATGGGTTAAGTACTTCTCTGACATGGTGTGAAGTGGTTTCACTCAGCTCTTAGGTTGCCGGTGGCTCTGGGTGTGTTGTCGCAGGCTGGCAGGATTTCCTGAGCAGTGCAGGGGATTTCTGCTCAGGAGAATGTTTGACTGATGATGTGTTTGcaacttctttgggaatgtCCCCTCATGTGAGCGCCTTGCACCCGAGAGGCTGCAAATCTTACCCTGGCTCAGTGCTTGGCAGGTTTTCGCTGTGGTTTTCTGCCTCATCTTTAATAATACGGTCAAGTGAAACAGCCGTGTGcaaatatgtatataaatatatatatatatatgcacatttAGACTGTAGCCACTCTAAAAGCAAGTAAAACAAGCTAGAGTACATACATTACAGAAATGCGTATCGGTTTATTTTACAGGCTATGTTAACTCATGAGGAGCCACACTTTGGTCCCTAACCTGGTTTCATCCCTCTCCTGGTTTCTGGAGGAAGATTAACTGTCTCTACATTGCTCTTTTTCATGCAACGTGCATATGCAAAGTTTGTTATCTTTGTTGTAGGGATATTCTGTTAAGAgcaagaagagggaaaaaaaaagttggaaagaCTGCTGTCATTTGCAATGTAGGCAGGGAAATGGTTTTAAGCCAACAATTAACACAGATGGAATAACTGACCTGAGGCTGGGTAATGCACACTGTTTCTGAAATAAAGCCCAAATTTTCCCAGAAGAAGCCAAAGAACTGTGCAGAAGTCACCTGGGTTTACCCACATCTCTAAGTACTGAAGCTAACGTAGGTGATAAACAATGACTTGTTAAGAGCTTCAGATTGCAAGAAAGGGGAACCCCACAAAATCCAAACCCCGCACAGACAGAAAGATACGGAACTCTAATTTTTCCATCAGCTATATGTTATATTTGGtcaaaaagcacacaaccacACATGCATAGCTAAGCAGAAGATACACATGCAGACCTGTCTAGGTGC is from Corvus moneduloides isolate bCorMon1 chromosome 5, bCorMon1.pri, whole genome shotgun sequence and encodes:
- the LOC116444742 gene encoding nascent polypeptide-associated complex subunit alpha, muscle-specific form-like — its product is MSAHRADAAPRSRPPGALTARRGQLRGPSRVTAVPLGAGRGAEPVGQRQRRAPRTFSRNRPCAPAGTPRVLRVCVPESRRKRQHPQDLGCHVLLSFSYSAKYRPTLTGRGGGSQRPRRDPRRSSRHRRRASPRALASNGRVLPAKFSRMGTGLAVTWIRRPVYWTPAPLPPAPLLAPRKAPRYTHSPPLRHGGAAGGGGAAPGYWQRTIRDPAPPPRVKLPSAPPRKRREESGEGVNFFLPPPAPSGAARPLAAPGGCGAPTAPSRTARPGGSRRLPAPRGFSRTEPAAAAAAVPGSRSRRRKGRRAGGGGGGVSPRALPQAERLSRPWRRRRRRRNTPPLPAPTAPLGPRAGCGERSAPERDCGRRLRPPAGPAPSILLSPPLPGGGSRSPLPPGVPLGPGVRARSRSIRAALAGLRWGKPAPIPDINRKIGANSDAGFKLIFHMWLRSFRTDYV